In a single window of the Veillonella sp. genome:
- the proC gene encoding pyrroline-5-carboxylate reductase, giving the protein MLGKTLCIGVGSMGGALLRGALQHGVLKASDTHILVRREEQCKALTEELGVVGFTTMPNVHEYNTILLAVKPQVLPSVLETLKEVPYGTVMISVAAGITLDTLDAAIPQANWFRAMPNTPASIGAGMTALAGDDVNTDLGRAVQALFEAVGEVAVVSEADLDRLGALSGAGPGYMFVILDALADAGVRIGLPRHLAIKAAAQTMYGAGKMALESGNHPAVLRDQVTSPGGTTIAGIGAMEKGGLRSALQDGVVACLARSNELGK; this is encoded by the coding sequence ATGTTAGGTAAAACCTTATGTATTGGCGTTGGCTCGATGGGGGGCGCTTTATTGCGCGGTGCATTACAGCATGGCGTGTTGAAAGCAAGTGATACGCACATTCTAGTACGTCGCGAAGAACAATGTAAGGCTCTTACAGAGGAGCTTGGTGTAGTAGGTTTTACGACTATGCCTAATGTGCATGAGTACAATACTATTCTCTTGGCTGTAAAACCACAAGTGTTACCATCTGTATTAGAGACGTTAAAAGAAGTACCTTATGGGACTGTTATGATTTCCGTTGCTGCAGGTATTACCTTAGATACTCTAGATGCAGCGATTCCGCAAGCTAACTGGTTTAGAGCTATGCCAAATACACCGGCTTCTATCGGTGCAGGCATGACGGCTCTTGCAGGGGATGATGTAAATACAGACTTAGGTCGCGCTGTGCAAGCCTTGTTTGAGGCTGTCGGCGAAGTGGCCGTGGTAAGCGAAGCTGATTTAGATCGCTTAGGTGCACTATCTGGTGCGGGCCCTGGCTATATGTTCGTCATTCTTGATGCGTTAGCTGATGCGGGCGTTCGCATTGGATTGCCTCGTCACTTGGCCATCAAGGCAGCGGCTCAAACGATGTATGGTGCTGGTAAGATGGCTCTTGAAAGCGGCAATCATCCAGCAGTACTACGAGATCAAGTAACAAGTCCAGGTGGCACGACCATTGCCGGTATTGGTGCCATGGAAAAAGGTGGACTTCGCAGTGCTCTCCAAGACGGCGTAGTAGCATGTCTTGCTCGGTCGAATGAATTGGGGAAATAA
- a CDS encoding bifunctional precorrin-2 dehydrogenase/sirohydrochlorin ferrochelatase produces the protein MVSITFQPTTEDTILFVGGGEVAERRIQLFIDEPCNIVVIAPNVTDTISQWAKDNRITWHDRAFTMDDEHHIITSSLFFICTDNSELNDTLYNMGKKYHVWTNRSDAPRACRFTVPSSLELGDLHIAISANNVGPRINRLVKQDMMNRYGQLQKAMPRLKIFREEVKLLLPTPEARQKFWRDHLTVETFEAILKGEWMTIEEKLDHEISGIRSKS, from the coding sequence ATGGTATCCATAACATTTCAACCTACAACTGAAGATACAATTCTATTCGTTGGTGGCGGGGAGGTCGCAGAGCGACGAATACAGCTCTTTATTGATGAGCCGTGCAACATTGTCGTGATTGCTCCCAATGTAACAGATACGATTAGCCAATGGGCAAAGGATAATCGTATCACTTGGCACGACCGTGCTTTCACAATGGATGATGAACACCATATTATAACGAGCAGTTTGTTCTTTATCTGCACAGATAATAGCGAATTAAACGATACGTTATATAATATGGGGAAAAAATACCACGTTTGGACTAATCGCAGTGATGCCCCTAGGGCGTGCAGATTTACTGTGCCTTCATCTCTTGAACTAGGCGATCTTCATATCGCTATTAGCGCTAATAACGTAGGACCTCGTATCAATCGCCTCGTAAAGCAAGATATGATGAATCGTTATGGTCAGTTGCAAAAGGCTATGCCTAGACTTAAAATATTTAGAGAAGAAGTAAAGTTACTACTTCCTACCCCAGAGGCTCGACAGAAATTTTGGCGAGACCATCTGACCGTAGAAACTTTTGAAGCCATTCTCAAGGGAGAGTGGATGACTATAGAGGAGAAACTTGACCATGAAATTAGTGGTATTAGGTCTAAATCATAG
- a CDS encoding YggS family pyridoxal phosphate-dependent enzyme, with amino-acid sequence MIEESLHAIQQRMADAMARVGRVDTALLVAVTKNHPVSAVEEVARLGVTHVGENRVQEAKEKQLTYKGPQLTWHLIGHLQVNKVRQAVPMFDLIHSVDSRKLLDEIEKVAAKHDKVQDVLLQVNVAREASKTGMTVEEFPEIRDYAKTLPHVRVRGLMCMAPFFDDPEEARPIFRIANALYEDMKGYFEEGQIQYLSMGMTHDFEVALEEGANIVRVGTAIFGERVYY; translated from the coding sequence ATGATAGAAGAATCCCTACACGCTATACAGCAGCGCATGGCGGATGCTATGGCGCGCGTTGGTCGCGTAGATACAGCATTATTGGTAGCGGTTACCAAGAACCATCCCGTATCAGCGGTGGAAGAGGTGGCGCGTCTCGGTGTAACTCATGTGGGTGAAAACCGTGTACAAGAGGCCAAAGAAAAACAGCTCACCTATAAAGGTCCACAATTAACATGGCACTTGATTGGTCATTTACAGGTCAATAAGGTGCGTCAAGCGGTGCCTATGTTTGATTTAATTCATTCTGTAGACAGCCGTAAATTATTAGATGAAATCGAAAAGGTGGCAGCAAAGCACGATAAGGTACAAGATGTATTGTTGCAAGTTAATGTAGCTCGCGAAGCATCTAAAACGGGTATGACCGTTGAAGAGTTTCCGGAAATACGAGACTATGCAAAGACATTACCTCATGTCCGTGTTCGGGGCTTGATGTGTATGGCACCATTTTTCGATGATCCAGAGGAAGCACGTCCAATCTTCCGTATAGCCAATGCCTTGTATGAGGATATGAAGGGCTATTTTGAAGAAGGGCAGATTCAATATTTATCTATGGGGATGACTCACGACTTTGAAGTCGCTTTGGAAGAAGGGGCTAATATTGTTCGTGTAGGCACAGCAATTTTTGGGGAACGTGTGTATTATTAA
- a CDS encoding cell division protein SepF: protein MALGDYLDKAKNLFLGKNDDDYEYDDYDYEDDEEYEAEPAPVAPAAPVSGASEFHPRKVGGQSTMTQRPTAMKVVVIEPKVFEDSENITHQLRDMRPVLINFENTDPHEAARIVDFVSGATFALDGKLEKVGKDIFMCVPVNISIDYSDNESNKTEQNEYAWENK from the coding sequence ATGGCATTGGGAGATTATTTAGACAAAGCAAAAAACTTATTCTTAGGCAAAAATGATGATGACTATGAATATGATGATTATGACTACGAAGATGATGAGGAATATGAAGCTGAACCAGCTCCAGTAGCTCCAGCAGCACCTGTATCCGGCGCATCTGAATTTCATCCACGCAAGGTAGGAGGCCAATCTACGATGACACAACGTCCAACAGCTATGAAAGTAGTTGTAATTGAACCAAAAGTATTTGAAGATTCTGAAAATATTACACATCAATTGCGCGACATGCGTCCTGTATTGATTAACTTTGAAAATACAGATCCTCATGAAGCAGCGCGTATTGTGGACTTCGTATCTGGTGCGACATTTGCATTGGATGGCAAATTGGAAAAGGTGGGTAAGGACATTTTCATGTGCGTACCTGTAAATATTTCCATTGATTATTCTGATAATGAAAGTAACAAAACTGAGCAAAACGAATACGCTTGGGAAAACAAATAA
- a CDS encoding RNA-binding protein, with protein sequence MADTSKLIRYFEASGSGEEARRMLDLAEQVVKGRPYRVADFTSPAGLVIADAIKANYPQLIVKTDGGYEGAERIRIAFVDSDFNGTVDMGIRALKVNWDPRFRLLTHRDVLGSLMGLGIDRSKFGDVIVQQGGAQIMVDESVADFVIQNFTKIAMVSVSVEAIDLSDIAPKEEKIKEVRTTVASLRLDAVASSGFSVSRTKLVSAINAGLLQVNWQPAKGASQEVKEGDVISMRGRGRMKVEAITGTSRKGRIGVYLKRFM encoded by the coding sequence TTGGCAGATACTAGTAAATTAATTCGATATTTTGAAGCCAGTGGCAGCGGTGAGGAAGCTCGCCGCATGCTAGACTTGGCTGAGCAGGTTGTAAAAGGTCGCCCTTATCGCGTGGCGGACTTTACGAGCCCTGCAGGTCTTGTCATTGCAGATGCAATCAAGGCTAACTACCCACAGCTTATCGTTAAGACCGATGGTGGCTATGAAGGGGCGGAACGTATCCGTATCGCCTTTGTAGATAGCGACTTTAACGGTACGGTGGACATGGGCATTCGCGCCCTTAAGGTAAATTGGGACCCACGGTTCCGATTGCTTACCCATCGCGATGTGCTAGGCTCCTTGATGGGGCTCGGCATTGATCGCTCCAAATTTGGTGACGTTATCGTTCAGCAAGGGGGCGCTCAAATTATGGTGGATGAAAGCGTAGCAGACTTTGTGATTCAAAACTTCACAAAAATCGCTATGGTTTCCGTGTCTGTAGAGGCTATTGACCTATCAGATATTGCACCAAAAGAAGAAAAAATTAAAGAAGTCCGCACTACAGTTGCTTCGTTGCGCTTAGATGCGGTGGCAAGTTCTGGTTTTAGCGTGTCTCGTACTAAATTGGTGAGCGCTATTAATGCAGGATTATTGCAAGTAAACTGGCAACCAGCTAAGGGTGCATCCCAAGAGGTTAAAGAAGGGGATGTAATCTCTATGCGTGGTCGTGGCCGAATGAAGGTAGAAGCCATTACAGGTACATCTCGTAAGGGGCGTATCGGCGTATATCTGAAACGATTCATGTAG